A stretch of DNA from Mugil cephalus isolate CIBA_MC_2020 chromosome 12, CIBA_Mcephalus_1.1, whole genome shotgun sequence:
CATAATGTTGAGTTCAATTGTGATCTAGTAACTTAATGGACAAATTCCTTATTTTACTGAAAAGTATCTTTTGCTTGTAagatatattaatattttatgtattttcattaaataaaaaaacacctgttACCCGTTGTAAGTTTGTCCCATTAAACACCAATATTCATATACAGCTCTGGTAACAGGAGTGGAAATAAGCAGCAGGGGGCAGCAATGTGctgaaattgcacttattttcttaagaaacctcaggttgttaaaaaaatgttttgtaaaaagaTATTTCATTATATGTACTTTTTTGCAAAGGATCCTGGACAAAGTACTGAAAAactaacatttatttatgattatgttCACTTTGTAATTAGCACTTCTTGTTCACCTGTAATTAGGGGACCTCACACATGCATGTCATCCTTAAATTAAAGCTGCTCTGTACTTTAAACTCATGAAACAACTGTAACTTTTGCAGATTCTCAATATCAGCTGTATGATCTAGTACTCACTGGGCTCCACCTCTGTCCCACACCCTGCACAGAGGAAGTGTTGCAAAGCCACAACTTCACTGCGTCTGAAGGAGGAGATAAATTGTTTTTAGCAGCACCTCTGCCACGCTggtataaatatgtgtgtatgtgtgtttgcttgtttctggtctgacTGTGATGAAAACCTGTGTGTCGGCTGCACGTTGAAGATGATCTGGAAGCGCGGTGGGGCCCAGGTCAGGGATCCTCTCATCCTGGTCCTCAGTCTGATCTCGTCCGTCAGGCTGCCTCCGCTCACCGCCATGCAGCCGTGACCTGGTAACTACGACAGAGACAACGTTTTGTGGTTGAGAGGCACAGACAGACGGTGGCCTCAGAGTCATGAAAATAGTATGCACCACTCAGAAGCAGCagatgagttttatttgtctaaatgcATTCTCCCCGCTGCTAGAAATGCTCCTACAGGCCACTGTTATAGAAGAGACAAAAGCTGTTGCTGGGGCACCTGCAACTACTACAAAAGTTCTTTTAGGACTGTCGcattatgcatttttttaaatgaaaagtctAAAAATCTCTTTCCATGTTTAAGACAACACAAATTCAAACCAAGTAGTGAGTAAACCTTTAGGCGTATCCCAAGATTCCATATTGAAATTATCAATATAGGTCTTCCTTCCTCTACAAAACTTTAattttcagtttgtcttctcACCTCCTGAAGAGAGCTACGGAGACTTTGGCGCCCACGCCGAGGCTCATGGGAAGGAAACCACTTCTTCTTGAACTCCAGCACCAGCTGCTGGGCCAGCCACTCCGCACTGCATCATGGGAAACCGCAGACAGGCGCAGACGTCACAGCTCAGGACAAATGCACAGATTAGAGACACGTGTTCAACAAAGCTATGAATGAAGTTTTTCTTACTCTTGGAGAGAATCTCTGGGCGAACTGTCGACTCCACAGTCTGAAACACACAATGCGCCACTCACACGTGATTATATTCACTTAAATAAAATTTTAGTTATATAGCATCAGTAACAATACAgactgtctcaagatgctttacaaaaatatatgaCAACAGTGGCACAGTAACATATTTATCAGTTAGTTCCAGGTGACAAGGCGATGTGTCTTCCATGACACGATGTAGACATGcaattttagtttcatttcatctgtttttatgtGGAGTTTCATTGTGTGCAACATAAATTCTAGAAGAAGGTCAGTTTGTAATGAAGTAGAAATAACACTTCAAGGAATAATCCTTCAGCTTCTTTCCCAACTctgtataaaatgtttaatgtgcaACAGCcgaatatttacagtatatacaggATGTATTTATCATATATGTTGCTTTTATCCTTGCTTGCTTTATAgatgttttagttttcattaatcTTTGTTAGATTTATTAGATGTATTAAACACTATATATAGTGttttatatattgtgttttatcagtttattagATCCCTTTCTTAGatcccttttttcattttcatcaaaaaGCAGGGTAGCGTAAAAATTATACAATCAACAAGCTCAAGATTAATAAGAGAACAAGTTCAATTTAAAGTGATCGCGTGATCGGGCATGTTGGACATATGGTTATTCTTGTAGCATATCTTTTAGAAGAAAATCAAACTACACATAAGTTCTGCTTATTCAGAAATCAGGcaaaacatgaaattaaaaagttcAGTACAACCAGTTGAACAACCAGTCAAGTCTGAAATGAGCTCTACTGCTTTTAGATGCATTGCTGTTGCTCACTTCAACTTCAAGTCACAGCTCTAGtttctttaatattttggtGACTTATAAAATGCTGTGGGGCAAATACAGGATTTTGGggcaatatttctttttcttatttgagGAGGAATGTGTGTTTTACCTTCAAATCCGCTGTCAGTGGAGAGGATAGAGAAAGTCTTTCCTTGATGTTGAGCCTCTCCGTTCcctgcctcctccacctcttctttaCTCCATGTGCATTGTGTGTTggagtttgtttctttgtgtgagGTCTTCCTGTCTTCATCTGAATGCCTGCGCTTGTAACTCTTTGGTTTGGGATCAACCATGCCGCACGCCCGTTGGTGTCCGTCTGCTCTTTTCCATACCCTGGTTTGTGGCGGGGTGTCCTGTGAAGAgcctgtgtgcgtttgtgcacGCGTCCTGTAGCGTGTGTCTGTGGACGTATCTCGGTCCGAGCTCAGAGTACACTTCACGCCTTCCAGCACCTCCAGCACCATGTCCACCACAATGAAATGAGCATTTTCCTGCATACacggacacacagacacacactatgAAGCATTCTACATTCGCTCTATTGAAGACTTTATACCTTATCGTGTCGACATCACAGAAGCGACTGGGAAACGGACTGATAATGGTTCTTGGAGCACCATTCATTGAGGAAAGGACAGGGACATCAGTCACCCCATCAACTACAGGTAAGTATAATGGACGCTAGTTGGaccagtttcctatttaaaccttaaaTTCCCACCAACTTGAAGAAAACAACTCATATTAGGGGTGAAATGCCTTCtcaaaaaactctacaagtccagttgctttttggTTTACCATAACCTGGATGGCTGAGAACCTTCATGGACGACCACAGTTACAAACATAAAGTGGAGACgaaactttaattattttatcgTTTTAAAGCCTTTTAATGACTGTTAATGTACACACAATGCTCAGGTGTAATAAAACTATAATGGTGCTTTTTGAGGTTGTTTGTATTGACCACAGCATTAGAACTTCTAATTTCACTCATTTAATTTGTACttaaatgatttaaacattACTTTTGGTTGTAAACAATGTTTTAAAAGCGTCAATCATAAAGCATCATAATTACAGCTCAATATAATGTCAGATTTTTATATCTGCAATCATAAAGACTGATGTGGAAGTTGCAATGAAAGTTAGTAACACACCTTTTCCAGTTCACAGCTGGTCTTGAAGATATTTCCAGAGAAATCCGGTGTATTGCTGCTCCTTCTCTCTTTACTGAGTTGAGCTGAGGTAGAAACtcctgacaaaaacacaaacacacatgtgtgcaGAACCACAGTTGAATaaaatttcaaaaacatttatgtttttttttttttttttttttttttactgtgattgCACTATCATAACCTTCACAATTCTGATTAATATCATTATACTTGTTAATGTtagaaaatgcaaattatgATTGAgccattttattcattatttaggGATGTTGTAtgttgtgctttgtgtgttgtttttgtgtctattAGTGTGTATTGATAGTGTATATTTTTGGCTACTTTATGCTCATTTAAATTGTCTTGGGGATGAATAATGCAACTAAAATTCAgtaaaatttaattcatttgaaatacTTCCACTATACATcagtcattattacacaggatgagatgttacaatcactTGTCccatgatccgaggcaaaacacatttagaagcccagtctaACTGTAAAACCGAACAGCAGGCTAGGAGTCAACTACCAATTAGCaatcaacaagaagacaccagcagtaggtacGACATGATGAGATATGCACTACATGTCAACCAGCACTTCTCCCCCTAGGCAgcatgcggcacatcattggggttttcaagtgggtgcctcccttcaccgatgttccattaagttaggcccaccACACCTCAAGAAAGCTTGAAAGTGAGCAAAATACACAACATTCTCTACttccaaccacaacagcaggtccggCCTCAGTCAGGTACTCACTATCTACACTGGGACAATCAGCTGTTCTTTTATGTGGGCTCTCAGCTCCCAGGCTGCACCTACCCTTAGCTGCCCTGCCCTATGCCTGATCCTCGCCGGTCTGGCCTTTTCTCCCTGCcatacaaacataatatgcatattctcctttctagcagataaGAAATTTACTTCTAACCATTTTTCTTCAATTGCAGCCAAGTATCTCAGCACCTGGTTGCCAGGTATATCACCCTTGGGAGAAACTcaccctgcaacctgtcagatTGTGTCTAAGTGTACATACACTAGAACACAGTGTataggcagcatcctcccctaaccactggtttaagTTCTGGGCAGATGGGGAACACATCGTAAATAGCCCCTGTCATGAATCTAATCCTGCTAGCATGCTCCATAGCTCTCTACACTTCAACTTCCTTTTCTGTACACTGTCCCAGTtaacccactgtccttgcttagcctgcgacactgccttaGTATATCTTactgcttcctcttgcctaCGAATCTCCTCAACTACCATCCTCCACTACCTTTCCCATCAGTACACTCAGTTTAATGCTGTTCTGTATTTGGCTTTGTGAGGCAGCTTATCCAGAATTATGAATGTTGGTTTAGAGAAGTCTGTGTGAGGTGACTCCAGTACAATGttggtctgagtctgagtcagACTATACAGTCAATTTGAGGTCTGGTTATATCTGAGAGAGTTTACACTGACGCTGAGTAAAAATTATGTGATATACAGTATGCGTTGACATGCATCAAATTCTCAGTCACTATAGAACTTTTTTGATACATTTTCCGGTAATTGGTAATTTTTACTCTCATCATTCATGGATTATTCGCGATTTGTTGCAGCACCACATTTCTActttcaatttgtttttcttctactttATGCTCCACAGACTTAGGAGCATTTGACGAAACATTTGATTGAAGTGAAACTATTAGCATGACTTAAATCAAATCTGAATCAGAGCTGAGGGCAGTTTGTCTATGGTGGACCCTCCAGtaacaatgaaaaatgttttaccTGGTGTGCAAGGAGCATCGCTGGTACTTAAGCCCCACCCCTTTTGCTCCTGAGCCAATCCCTGCTGTCCAGTGTTGGGATAGTGTCCCGTCAGGCCACCCAGTAGACGGATCAGATTTGATGAGACCGTGATGCTGCGTGGCTTCTCCTTCTGGATTGCAGGCGATTGTTGAGAGGAGCTCTGTTTGGAGTCAGGCGACGGGGAGTTGGAGCTAGGAGGAGCAATGTGTCactttagatagatagatagatagatagatagatagatagatagatagatagatagatagatagatagatagatttacactgatcaagcataacattatgaccaccttcctaatactgtctACGTCTCCCtcatgcctccaaaacagttgtgactgatcaaaCTGTCAAAATCTTAAagtgtttatgtgtctgtgtcaggctgcatcctgctggagatgagGAAGCCTgatttcccagaagaacactgaattgtcacatgatggccaatgttatttacttcttttgtctgtggtcataatgttgtggctgatcagcgtacaagagagacagaaacaatacaactaataaaaaacatgtttactaGTACAGTTAAACTGCTTGCTGTGACACTAAAAGCGGTTTGACCTTTTGGATTTCTGCTTAAATCCCCGTTCCTCCTTCATTAGAAATAGAATTGTTACAAagagtatttatttatcctcTCAGTTCCTGTTTCCTGCTAAAAATTATTGTTAAATGGCAAAGAAATCTACATTTGAATCCCTGTTCAATCTCCTCACACACTCTATGGAACATTTGAAATGTTCTTCCTGTGGCACCATCCAgtggtaatttaaaaaaataccaatTTGTAAATTTTCCATAATGATTCTTTTTCCTGGTTTCCTGGCTacctgttttctcttcttttgttaTGTATCATATGGAGTTTTTTGGTTAAGTGTTATTTGTTTGAATACACTGTGCAGTATGTGTATTGGATACCTGGGTGGACCAGAGAGATGATTTCTCCCTCCATGCCAGGAGAGAGGCCTGGGGCGTCTGGAGATGACCGGGCTGCTCCTGGGGAGGTGGAAGAGAAGAGACGGATCCTCTTTGTACTCATCCTCTGGACTTGTCAAGTTCTGCTGGCTGCTTTCGTCACTCTCCTCATCATCACCACTGCAtattttgtcagtgtttgtcGGCAAAGTAGAACTGGAGCATTGGTTCATAcagtctttgttgtgtttcctctttcccGACTGTGAGCGTTGATGGGAATATGTCGAGTTCGTTTCACCTCTGTCAGTTTCTGGTGGTGATATAAGGAGAAGTGGGATTGAGCCTGACGTGGCCGGCTGTTCATCTGCTTTAAttgagggagggagacagagaagagaagcaccacaaaccaaaagtaaaaaaaaaaaaaaattaccagaAACAGAATTGATTTTGCAGTTTAAGCTACAAGCAGGTGAAAAATGTGATATGGGCTGCGTTAACATTTCCTCTTTGACTGAGCCCTGAAGATGTTCAAAGTCAACTTATTTAGAGGTggatggggtggtggtggtagatCTTACCTGTGGCTGTCTGAGCTGCAGTTGAAGGTGTTTCTGACTCTGTAGAGTCCACAGTCCAGCTCACATACCTGGATCTGTAGAGAGAGGAGtccatgctgctgcagcttctcaacTGCACACACACCAGAGGGCAGAGACAGTTTCCCAATAAAAGCCTCGTCATGCAACAGGGGTTTCCAAGTGGTGAAGTAATAAGTAATGACTGCACAGCctcagaaaatacaaaatgagaCGGGATGAGATTTAAACTTCTAATTTCTCTgttgggaaaataaaacaactgaaaggaaattaaaagtCAAAGTCTTGAGGTAATCAGCAAGGGTATCCAAGACATAGCATTGTTTTTGAGAGTATATTGGTTTGCAAAAATGCATTTCCAAATGCATTACCGGAACACTCAGTGTGGAGCAACACAACTGTCACAGTCATTTGCAGTGGAACGAGAGACATGACCTGCACTTGTGAAAGTCAGAATTTGAATGGTAGTTTAACAATTCTGTAATTGTAGCTTTAAGCATCCCCTGATGTCATAAGGTCTGGAAGTCCATCTTTTCGCATGCGCCATAAAATGATTTGATGCAGGACATGCAGACAATTCACATATTAAGAGCTTTTTGGGATGCATATATTATCAAAAAGTCCTTATTTGTCAGTccagaagctgctgcagcctttcatgaaaacacatgacacagtgtcaaaaaaatattcaaagggAAAAGTCAATGTCTTATTACAATCACTGACACAAATcttaatgactttttttaaGAGTTGAGGGTTCAGACAAATATGG
This window harbors:
- the rubcnl gene encoding protein associated with UVRAG as autophagy enhancer isoform X5 → MDSSLYRSRYVSWTVDSTESETPSTAAQTATDEQPATSGSIPLLLISPPETDRGETNSTYSHQRSQSGKRKHNKDCMNQCSSSTLPTNTDKICSGDDEESDESSQQNLTSPEDEYKEDPSLLFHLPRSSPVISRRPRPLSWHGGRNHLSGPPSSNSPSPDSKQSSSQQSPAIQKEKPRSITVSSNLIRLLGGLTGHYPNTGQQGLAQEQKGWGLSTSDAPCTPGVSTSAQLSKERRSSNTPDFSGNIFKTSCELEKENAHFIVVDMVLEVLEGVKCTLSSDRDTSTDTRYRTRAQTHTGSSQDTPPQTRVWKRADGHQRACGMVDPKPKSYKRRHSDEDRKTSHKETNSNTQCTWSKEEVEEAGNGEAQHQGKTFSILSTDSGFEDCGVDSSPRDSLQDAEWLAQQLVLEFKKKWFPSHEPRRGRQSLRSSLQELPGHGCMAVSGGSLTDEIRLRTRMRGSLTWAPPRFQIIFNVQPTHRRSEVVALQHFLCAGCGTEVEPKYIKKLRYCDYLGRYFCDCCHSGSEAVIPGRVLSSWDFGRYSVSDFSKQLLDSVWHQPLFDLTCVGKTLYSRVKELDRFRELQEQLLGIKRLLTACRLSGGVVSEFEQLPAHLMQQPHLFSMDDLMRVKKGQLMAQARAVMHASIDHVEHCELCLARGFICEFCREKDIIFPFQSDICKRCTVCKACFHKHCFEEKRCPKCARIQSRQKRSDGLKTSDT
- the rubcnl gene encoding protein associated with UVRAG as autophagy enhancer isoform X6, coding for MDSSLYRSRYVSWTVDSTESETPSTAAQTATETDRGETNSTYSHQRSQSGKRKHNKDCMNQCSSSTLPTNTDKICSGDDEESDESSQQNLTSPEDEYKEDPSLLFHLPRSSPVISRRPRPLSWHGGRNHLSGPPSSNSPSPDSKQSSSQQSPAIQKEKPRSITVSSNLIRLLGGLTGHYPNTGQQGLAQEQKGWGLSTSDAPCTPGVSTSAQLSKERRSSNTPDFSGNIFKTSCELEKENAHFIVVDMVLEVLEGVKCTLSSDRDTSTDTRYRTRAQTHTGSSQDTPPQTRVWKRADGHQRACGMVDPKPKSYKRRHSDEDRKTSHKETNSNTQCTWSKEEVEEAGNGEAQHQGKTFSILSTDSGFEDCGVDSSPRDSLQDAEWLAQQLVLEFKKKWFPSHEPRRGRQSLRSSLQELPGHGCMAVSGGSLTDEIRLRTRMRGSLTWAPPRFQIIFNVQPTHRRSEVVALQHFLCAGCGTEVEPKYIKKLRYCDYLGRYFCDCCHSGSEAVIPGRVLSSWDFGRYSVSDFSKQLLDSVWHQPLFDLTCVGKTLYSRVKELDRFRELQEQLLGIKRLLTACRLSGGVVSEFEQLPAHLMQQPHLFSMDDLMRVKKGQLMAQARAVMHASIDHVEHCELCLARGFICEFCREKDIIFPFQSDICKRCTVCKACFHKHCFEEKRCPKCARIQSRQKRSDGLKTSDT
- the rubcnl gene encoding protein associated with UVRAG as autophagy enhancer isoform X4, giving the protein MDSSLYRSRYVSWTVDSTESETPSTAAQTATADEQPATSGSIPLLLISPPETDRGETNSTYSHQRSQSGKRKHNKDCMNQCSSSTLPTNTDKICSGDDEESDESSQQNLTSPEDEYKEDPSLLFHLPRSSPVISRRPRPLSWHGGRNHLSGPPSSNSPSPDSKQSSSQQSPAIQKEKPRSITVSSNLIRLLGGLTGHYPNTGQQGLAQEQKGWGLSTSDAPCTPGVSTSAQLSKERRSSNTPDFSGNIFKTSCELEKENAHFIVVDMVLEVLEGVKCTLSSDRDTSTDTRYRTRAQTHTGSSQDTPPQTRVWKRADGHQRACGMVDPKPKSYKRRHSDEDRKTSHKETNSNTQCTWSKEEVEEAGNGEAQHQGKTFSILSTDSGFEDCGVDSSPRDSLQDAEWLAQQLVLEFKKKWFPSHEPRRGRQSLRSSLQELPGHGCMAVSGGSLTDEIRLRTRMRGSLTWAPPRFQIIFNVQPTHRRSEVVALQHFLCAGCGTEVEPKYIKKLRYCDYLGRYFCDCCHSGSEAVIPGRVLSSWDFGRYSVSDFSKQLLDSVWHQPLFDLTCVGKTLYSRVKELDRFRELQEQLLGIKRLLTACRLSGGVVSEFEQLPAHLMQQPHLFSMDDLMRVKKGQLMAQARAVMHASIDHVEHCELCLARGFICEFCREKDIIFPFQSDICKRCTVCKACFHKHCFEEKRCPKCARIQSRQKRSDGLKTSDT
- the rubcnl gene encoding protein associated with UVRAG as autophagy enhancer isoform X1, whose amino-acid sequence is MTRLLLGNCLCPLVCVQLRSCSSMDSSLYRSRYVSWTVDSTESETPSTAAQTATADEQPATSGSIPLLLISPPETDRGETNSTYSHQRSQSGKRKHNKDCMNQCSSSTLPTNTDKICSGDDEESDESSQQNLTSPEDEYKEDPSLLFHLPRSSPVISRRPRPLSWHGGRNHLSGPPSSNSPSPDSKQSSSQQSPAIQKEKPRSITVSSNLIRLLGGLTGHYPNTGQQGLAQEQKGWGLSTSDAPCTPGVSTSAQLSKERRSSNTPDFSGNIFKTSCELEKENAHFIVVDMVLEVLEGVKCTLSSDRDTSTDTRYRTRAQTHTGSSQDTPPQTRVWKRADGHQRACGMVDPKPKSYKRRHSDEDRKTSHKETNSNTQCTWSKEEVEEAGNGEAQHQGKTFSILSTDSGFEDCGVDSSPRDSLQDAEWLAQQLVLEFKKKWFPSHEPRRGRQSLRSSLQELPGHGCMAVSGGSLTDEIRLRTRMRGSLTWAPPRFQIIFNVQPTHRRSEVVALQHFLCAGCGTEVEPKYIKKLRYCDYLGRYFCDCCHSGSEAVIPGRVLSSWDFGRYSVSDFSKQLLDSVWHQPLFDLTCVGKTLYSRVKELDRFRELQEQLLGIKRLLTACRLSGGVVSEFEQLPAHLMQQPHLFSMDDLMRVKKGQLMAQARAVMHASIDHVEHCELCLARGFICEFCREKDIIFPFQSDICKRCTVCKACFHKHCFEEKRCPKCARIQSRQKRSDGLKTSDT
- the rubcnl gene encoding protein associated with UVRAG as autophagy enhancer isoform X3, whose translation is MTRLLLGNCLCPLVCVQLRSCSSMDSSLYRSRYVSWTVDSTESETPSTAAQTATETDRGETNSTYSHQRSQSGKRKHNKDCMNQCSSSTLPTNTDKICSGDDEESDESSQQNLTSPEDEYKEDPSLLFHLPRSSPVISRRPRPLSWHGGRNHLSGPPSSNSPSPDSKQSSSQQSPAIQKEKPRSITVSSNLIRLLGGLTGHYPNTGQQGLAQEQKGWGLSTSDAPCTPGVSTSAQLSKERRSSNTPDFSGNIFKTSCELEKENAHFIVVDMVLEVLEGVKCTLSSDRDTSTDTRYRTRAQTHTGSSQDTPPQTRVWKRADGHQRACGMVDPKPKSYKRRHSDEDRKTSHKETNSNTQCTWSKEEVEEAGNGEAQHQGKTFSILSTDSGFEDCGVDSSPRDSLQDAEWLAQQLVLEFKKKWFPSHEPRRGRQSLRSSLQELPGHGCMAVSGGSLTDEIRLRTRMRGSLTWAPPRFQIIFNVQPTHRRSEVVALQHFLCAGCGTEVEPKYIKKLRYCDYLGRYFCDCCHSGSEAVIPGRVLSSWDFGRYSVSDFSKQLLDSVWHQPLFDLTCVGKTLYSRVKELDRFRELQEQLLGIKRLLTACRLSGGVVSEFEQLPAHLMQQPHLFSMDDLMRVKKGQLMAQARAVMHASIDHVEHCELCLARGFICEFCREKDIIFPFQSDICKRCTVCKACFHKHCFEEKRCPKCARIQSRQKRSDGLKTSDT
- the rubcnl gene encoding protein associated with UVRAG as autophagy enhancer isoform X2 gives rise to the protein MTRLLLGNCLCPLVCVQLRSCSSMDSSLYRSRYVSWTVDSTESETPSTAAQTATDEQPATSGSIPLLLISPPETDRGETNSTYSHQRSQSGKRKHNKDCMNQCSSSTLPTNTDKICSGDDEESDESSQQNLTSPEDEYKEDPSLLFHLPRSSPVISRRPRPLSWHGGRNHLSGPPSSNSPSPDSKQSSSQQSPAIQKEKPRSITVSSNLIRLLGGLTGHYPNTGQQGLAQEQKGWGLSTSDAPCTPGVSTSAQLSKERRSSNTPDFSGNIFKTSCELEKENAHFIVVDMVLEVLEGVKCTLSSDRDTSTDTRYRTRAQTHTGSSQDTPPQTRVWKRADGHQRACGMVDPKPKSYKRRHSDEDRKTSHKETNSNTQCTWSKEEVEEAGNGEAQHQGKTFSILSTDSGFEDCGVDSSPRDSLQDAEWLAQQLVLEFKKKWFPSHEPRRGRQSLRSSLQELPGHGCMAVSGGSLTDEIRLRTRMRGSLTWAPPRFQIIFNVQPTHRRSEVVALQHFLCAGCGTEVEPKYIKKLRYCDYLGRYFCDCCHSGSEAVIPGRVLSSWDFGRYSVSDFSKQLLDSVWHQPLFDLTCVGKTLYSRVKELDRFRELQEQLLGIKRLLTACRLSGGVVSEFEQLPAHLMQQPHLFSMDDLMRVKKGQLMAQARAVMHASIDHVEHCELCLARGFICEFCREKDIIFPFQSDICKRCTVCKACFHKHCFEEKRCPKCARIQSRQKRSDGLKTSDT